AGAGGCTTTAAGTCTTTATTGTCACGTGACTGCCTGTGAAATTACTGTACAGTTCAGATCAGATCTGTTGTTGTGTTAAATCTGCTgtgatgtttgtgtttcagAAACAGGACTGGAGCTGCAGTTCATGGAAGACCGTCAGAGTAAAACACAAGACAGTGGACGGCATCAGGAGGTAAAACTCTCATACTTATTAAACCTGTAAGCTTATCATGTTTATTAATCTGGAAATTAACATCACATTTGTGTACAAACCCCTTTAAAAGattaaattaatatgaatttagTCTTTCTCAAATCTGTTAGCATTTATTCATACATTACAAATGAACACACTGAATGTTTCCTGATAAAACACACAATCAGTTAATGTCAAGATAATCTGaacataaataatataatagtgAGTGACAGATATTGTCTGTGGTCAATAGTTCAGCATGATTTGAGTTAAACAGATTGACAAGCGTTCATATCAAACATTAATTACAGATGATCTCAACTTTTTATGTTGTGTTTGGATAGTTGAATTTTTACtaatatgttgtttttattataggACACTAAAGACAGTATTAAAGGTTGGTGTTTTACATATATATCTGCATGTATGTTTGAGGCCACTaatacttttttatgttttagtgaATACATATGTTCAACAAGGTATCAAGTAATGTTTATGTGTaatataattgggtccccagtgcttctatcaacctagaaaaggtgaaaaagatcaacccagtaacttaaaccccattcacacagacctttggtcccagaaaatacccgtaaaattacCAGACAAGCTTTTGTGTGAACGCGAACACGTCCTGTAAATCTTCTGAGATTGTTGccgtaaagaggacctagtcagatacacaaaaaagtttatatCAGCCTGTGCAGTTATATGaaagcaaaatgttgcaattatattaaataaataaatgtgtggacttgttaacacaaactttctgataacagtttgatgattttccttgctgtttaaaaaaagaaagaaaaaagcaaaaaaaggcagtgcatgtGTGGCATGCACTTGTGTGTTGTGCATCGTCATTTGTTTGTGCGCAGCGCGgaaataccagagcgaagatagATGCAGAGGagattgacagtgatctggtagctaaaaaaaactctatgtctgttgtatggcggtattttggatttaggattactggcactgagcagttgctacatcacgtggcaatacgaaaacatttctagttttaacaatacacattttagcattatcactaaactgtgtgtggattttccttaaaacccatcaagttgactcatgataccatttattataatcgcaatcgcacattgcaatattagcatcaataaccgcaatgggaaaaattacccaaatcgtgcagcccatATGCCTGAAGTAGATCTTACGATTGAAACGTCgcaataaattaaaattttgcaAGTTATTAGTGTGCGGGATATCTCTTGTGTATATATCTTTAGTTTTGGTagaccattctctgcaaacatgtggaaaaattaggtcgttcagatttggCCTGTTTTGTGGGGTAGAtagcaaggccaattacaataatGGCAGCACAATTTAAATTGCAAATTTAaattgagttcaaattttaacaaaccaccatcattgcgatcagtgtttgcatttcatcagctcatttacattttaaaggacacacccaaaaattgcacatttttgctaGGTTCTACAAAATAGGAATtgtaacatgctataataaatgatctgtggggtagtttgagctaaaacttcacatatgcactttggggacaccaaaaacttaaagcaacactatgtagtttccatgtaaaaatgacttacagctcccccatgtggttgaaaagcgcaacagtgcctggtatcagacactcttctgcaggcagggggaggggcggggctgtgtttcctacccaccaccgccactttcagagtgtgcttttagcagctaggaggctgctcaggttgcagcaacagtacaatttctccagttaaaagttgttctatcactgaaataatttttcattatttaaaggtaaaaaaactacatagtgttgctttaaatcttaaaaaatctcataatatgaccccctaattgttatatatatattttttattttgacataaACCTTGTTTTCATTAGCCATCACATCTTATcatattataaaaacatttgacaCACAGGCTTGTTTGGTAGTAGGGATGGGTATCATTGGGTATCAttgcagaaaatgacagaggcacaagcgtttgctgcccagtgttgccagatcttgcacgaaAAAACAGTGAACaagaaaaattaataaaaccaaATGCTTTatttcaaagatcaaaatattggggcCAGCACATTcacactttaataacaccaaaaaacttgatcgcttcatgagccaaaagccataaacttttaaatgcaaaaatggtATGCaagtacaaaaaagacgaggacctggcaacactgcaggACAGAGCGCTGTGGACCAGACTCTCAAATGCGTACAATACATAATGCCAAGatggaggtttattgcaaaacataatgcAGTTATATTATTTTTGTCAAAGCTGTAAGTGATAAGCACGTGAGACGGCAGAACATTGCTATGGTTGTCTCTTTGTCAATCATTACATtttcgggagtgagtcttgttccatacagacatgaaacaaacatttaggtgattcactcccgcatttaaatgcggttgtcattcccgaaagtttgcagtgtgtacgagatCATAGATACTGTTATTAATACTCTCTGTAATTTGATGCAAAAAGACATGATGCTAAAAGATGTCGTCAAGTTATTTTATTACTGTTGAACTTTACAGCAGTTTACAAATACCTCTAAGCAAACAGAAGTAGGtgtataaagtattaaaaaaggagagagagagagaacgagagtgtcCTCCTAATCCATGTGTGTTTTGCAATAATACTCATTTCATAAGCCACACATATGAATCTTTTACATGATCTGTAAAAAAGCCCTACtgaaatcaattttaattaaattaaaaaatgtcttagtgaCTCCAAACTTTTTAAATGGAAGTCTGTTTACAAAACTGTAAGTTCTTGATTATGTCTGAGTTTGTTATGTTTAAGGTTTCTTGTTTCTTCTTTAATTACCTGTCAGAATCAAGTTCATCTGTCCCGTCTCTCACCCCCCTTACCTGTACTTCATCACGTCCTGATTTTACCCAAACAATCTCCCCCTGTCCTGTCATCGGGGGTTCAACTAACCCCCCTGAGGGAGGGAACAATGCAAAGTGGACCACTGTGGCCAACGGACAGCCCCCCTCCGCTGTGTCTCAGCGCTATATGCCCCGTGAGGTGCCACCACGCTTCCGAAACCAGCAGGAACCCAAAGTGCTATTGAAGAGAGGCCAGCCGCCACTGTCCTGCATGCTGCTGGGAGGTGGACAGGGAGGGGACGTCACGCCCTCCACTAATGCAAGCACATCTGATCCCTCAGGTGGGTCGGTCATTAATAGCGTAGTAAACCATGTGGAATGAAAATGTTTAGGATAATAGACACAGAATGTTGTTATGATAAGATATGTTAAATagtcttattgatatttcaaaGCCTTTTCAAAgcacattttaataattatgcaagGGGTGGGTGATAAGGAGACTTTTTGAAATATTGTTATGTTTTAGACAGCATATAAGAATAAAATTCAGACTAAATAAAGTTTAGATTCAtatttgtcactgacccatttTCTTGCCTGAAGTTGTGTTGTCCCTCTTCCAGATGCTACTGTTTCTCTGCACTCATCATCTGATGCCTCTGCCACTCCAACTTATGCAAATTACTCATGGGGTCTTGGCCCAGAAGGCCAATCTTCCGCTCAGGGAATGGACAATATAGACAGTTCTGATACAGAGAAATGGCCGAGTCTCAGCAAGAGTGGAAGACTGGAAAGTTCTTGGAGCAGTGATCAGAGAGCGTCTTCTCCCATTTGTGAATATTCAGAAGCCAGTGCAGTGGTGGGTGCATCCTCACGGTCTGAGATTAAAGAATCTATTAAAGGAGCGGATCAGTCATTCAATTCCAAGGTGCCATCTTCTGCTGGAGATCAAGAGGGCTCTCGAGGCCTAAACCCAAACTACAGCCCTCCATCCTGGTCTGGTCCTGTACAAGATGACCCTGACGGAGGACTCTTAACCAACACTGCCTCTGAGGAATCTCCTCCCACACCCTTGAGTCCAGCTGGTGCGCTGTCCCAGACGCTCAGCAACAACAAAGAGTGTATTATGGGTgattgggcggagcttaaagcTGGACCAAATGTTGTTAATAGCAAAGATGATGGGGTCAACTTAGATGCATGGGATACAGGTGAAGAGCAGGTGAAGAGGGGGAGTGATACAGCAGGAGATAATAGAACAGTTGGGGATGAAAGTTCAGTTGGTACCACTGGCATCTCTCAGGGAGAGATGGGTGTTACAAATGAGCAGGCATCTACAGGATGGACCTCAGACTCTGTTGGGACATCAAGAGAGGACTCTTCTGTGTTTGCAACCAGTTCAGTGACATCAAGAGATGACAATCAGAAAGGCGTTAATGTTTGGGATGGCTTAGAGAAAGAATCAGCTCGAGGGGAAAGTAGTAGGGATGGAATGCACATCCAGAGTCCCTTAACAAGTCAGACCTCCAACCCTGAAGAGGCCTTGCAGACCATGATCAATCGCACTAACCTGGACCCTAAGGTGCTGTGCAACACAGGATGGGGCAAGACCCAGATCAAACAGAGTGTCGCCTGGAATGTAGAGAATGTTGTCTGTAATGTAGAGGAAGACACTAGCCGCCATAAGGAGGGCTGGAAAGGTACAGGTGATGCCCCTTTTTCTAGCTCCAAAAAGCAGGAGGGAATGGAGGTTAGCCATGATCAACGATGGGGAGGTGAAGGGCAGAAGTGGGATGAGAGGACGGTAGTGAAAAGGGATGGCTGGGGCATGCATGGAGAAGTTGGTACTGGTCACAAAGGAGGTGGATGGGGGGAAGCCCAAGACAATGACAGTACATGCAGGAGGgaaggggcggagtgggaccaaggTAGCAGAAGTGAGTGGAGACAGACGACACCTTTACCCGAGGCTGGAGGCTGGAAGGAGACGAGAAGTAGTGACTCCAATAATCAGGGTGAGGGGTTATGGGGCAGCTCTGAAAAGGAGGGGCATCAGAGTGGTGGCTGGGGAGGTGTCAACGTCAAGCAACACCAGGGATGGGGTGAGAAGCATCTTCCATCACAAataccaaacaaacaaacagcacttaaaacccaAAACCAACCGCAGCAGCAATCACAGACCCAGCAGCAAATGCCGGGACATCCAAAGGCCTTGCAGGACAGGGGTCAACCAGGAGGACCAGAGGGTCAAAGTAAAGGGTCTGGATGGACATGCGGCCCCATCCCTGAGATTTCTTCAGTTGTAGAGCCGAGTGGGTGGGAGGAACCCTCGCCTCAGTCCATTAGCCGAAATATGGAGATTGATGATGGCACATCTGCATGGGGCGACCCATCACGTTACAAAAACAAGAATGTCAATCTGTGGGATAAGAAAAGCTCACAGACCCAACAACAAAGTTGTCAGTCAAGTGTTACACAGTCTTCTGGAAGACAGACTGGAGCTCCACCTAAGAACCCTGGTAAGAAGATAAATCTATAGAGGCATATTACAGTATAgttaatgtttttaaactatgGAGCTGTTCATGAATGTATGTACACTTTCTAGTTTCTGCAACATGGGGACATGGGGGCAGTGGTTCACCAGATCAGTCTGTGGACAATGGGGCAGCTGCATGGGGAAAATCAGTTGATGCCCCAGCTAGCTGGGGGGACTCAGAGGAACCAGGGAAAGCTGGAGTATGGGGAATCTCACATTCTCGTCCTACCAAGTCTGGTAAGATCTTGTCGAGGTACTCTTGTTTATTCAATAGTGAAACTCTTCCAGTGTCTCATTTAAGTTGGTCTTCCCCTTTACCCTTTAGGTTCAAAGTCTATGCAAGAGGGGTGGGCTGACGAAAGCTCACCTGCATCCCGTCACTCTAGCTGGGAGGAGGAAGATGGTGGCACTGGCGTCTGGGGCAGCAGGGGATCTCAAAGCAGCATGTCCACGTACAACTCTGGAAGCTGGAATCAGAACCATGGGGGCAGGCGACATAGTACTCGggtatgttttgatcatgtgTGCTGTTGAAAACCAGCGTTGTCTTTCAGTCCAGTGTACTCACCAAGACTTTTTGATCTAACAGGATAACATTTTTATTGACTTGATACATTTGGTTTGTCTACAGAGCCCGGTTAAAGGTAACAGTGGGGACTCATGGGCAACTCCTATGACTCGACAGTTCTCAAACATGGGCATCATGGTAAGATACAGTTCTGATCCACCTAAACTGAGGTTCAGTTGGCCAACAGAGGTCCTGTCTCACTGCACATTCTTTTTTGACATTGTTAGGATGAAGACTCCAGCATGAGTCAGGAAAGACAAGACAAGAGAGGAATGAATGATGGAGATATGCGGCGAGGTGGCAGGGCTGGAGGAGCGTTCCGCTCACAGAATTCCAAAGAGATCACACCTGGGGATAGTGGGCCATACCTGGACAAGGTATTGAGATTCACCTGGACTGCATCCTTAATAATTGTAAAATAACCTACAACATGATTGTGTGACATCAATGACAGTGCGATCCATTAACTAGTCCTATTGTGTCCATATGCCTTGGCTAACACAAAGCAGATGTGGCTGTTCTAAACAAAGCATACCATAGGTTTACTTTCCTTACTGTTTCAGACATGTTGATGTTTAACATGTTTTTGGTAGTCTGACTGATTTTGTGCTGTGTTGTAGACTGGTGGTCATGCTATGTTTGGCAGTGGTGGGATAGCTCAGCAGAGGGGGGTACATCAGGCTGGTGTACATCCTTTAAATCGTTCCCCTGTGATGCGGGCACAAGTGCCTCAGTTCCTCCCTCCTCAGGTACTCTTGTGTTTGTGAATTCTTATTAACTCTTCCCTTTCTGCTGTGTCCTAATTTGTCCAATTCTGTGTGTGGTGTTACAGGTTGCTGGGCCAATGCTAAAGCCAATGGCACCTCCTAGTGGGGGAATGTTCCCTCCTCAGCTCTCCCCCCAGCACATCGCCATGCTCGGAGGTGTTCATCCTCACATGCAGCAGTTCCAACTGGTATGTTTGAATAGAGATCAATTCAACGATACTCCTCATATGTTGTCATCTTACTGTTTCAtggtttctctttctctctcttaggCTTGTCAACTCCTccttcaacaacaacaacagcaacaacAGTTCCTGAATCAGAGGAAGTTTCCTGCTCCTCCAAGACCGCAGCATGACCAACAGCAGGTACAACACGTAAACAAACACTGCACAGAGCCCCTTTAGTGCATTATCTAAATAAGACAGATAACtcacattttaaatgtactaaTTCTTATGTGTGTAGTTGGCGCGTATAATGGCTATTCTGCAGCAGCAGCAGGGTTTGGGAGGAGGTAAACTCCCCTCGTCCCCAATGGGAGGACCTATCTCCAAACATCCGGACACACCGCCTCTCCATCACCTGAACAAACAGCCGGATGTGTCTCTTCATGCTGCCATGGGAGGACCTGAGATGCACAACAAACCATCTACTGCGTTCACAGGTCAGCTAGATGAGCTACGAGCTTCTACACATATCTAGACAAAAACATCTTGAATATTCTTCTTTACTGATTGTTTGTTGATGCATTAACTCTTGTGTCTCAGGTTTTGCTGGCGCCTCTGATCTGGATTCTCTGATTGGTTCTTCTGGTGGACTGAAGGATGGAGGAAGTGTTCAGTCTCGCTTTAAATGGATGATGGATGGAAGCAGTCTGACACCTTCACCACCAGAGCCCACATTGCATAACGGTCCAGTGAAGTTGAGCGGTGGCTCCTCGTACTCTCAGTATGATGTGTTGGGTGGAAGCTGGCACAGATCATCAGGTGTTAAAGTGGACACATCACCTGTCAATCCCACCTGGCCTCCAGGTACACACTTCAACACACTCTTTTGTGTGTTGTTGAAGTGTTCTTGACACTGAAGCCCAAGAAAGTTTTTGATCAATGGATGTAGATTTGTCTGTTGTTTGAATCTACTggataaaaaattaagtttgaaGGGTCTGATTAATTACTACTGATTAAtattaaaactgtatttttgcTGGTGATGTTTCTTATCTGTAAGTGTTTTTGAATATAAGCGtaataaataatgtaatgttAGGTTTAGTTTGGAAGTGAATTGTGTGAAGTGTAATCAAAGCATTCTTCTGTTTCTGATTGATTCTTGCAGAGTGATATattagatgatgatgatgatgatgatgatgatgatgatgaaataACACAAGCAGTTTTTAACTTTCacatgttttattctttttatatGTGCTCATTCCCAGAGTTTCAGCCGGGTGTCCCATGGAAAGGTGTACCGAGTCCTGAACCGGACCCTTACATGACTCCTGCAGGACTGCTGGGAACATCTGTTCTAACAGATACAGAACATCATCTCCTGCAAGATAACAcaggtatacacacacacacacacacacacacacacacacacacacacacacacaaagaaagaGGAATGTATGATACAACTAAAACTTGATATCTTTACATTTTTGGACAATTAAtgaaatatgtaaggaataattgatgacgggccagTGAACTATTTGGAAAGAATTCACACCCAGGGTTCACACCCATGATCGTGATtttatttactagctgctgaccttAGATCAGCATAGGGATCtttatggctaatttataagacatgttGCTGATATTATGTACCTTTTCTGGGAAATTGAGTCTCTTTTTTAGGTATCTTATGTCTATAATTAGTCAATGAGTTTGTATATTTCTTATAACTTCCTTTTCTGAAAGTTTGATTAATTGTGCatgatgacatgtgcaacaaatccATGTAGGGTGTCTGACTTATAGATTTGCATCATTTAATGCAGGTTCAGAAGctctttttaaagtattttggGTCTTGCACGGTTCAAAACttaaacttatcaaatcctatcagaggtccagcaTGTCACTGAAACACACctgtggctttgctgtcatttGTGTTATAAATGTTACCTCTCAAcgcccacataacaaatcccaatttaacccctggttggagacgataactcacatTATGGGatgataggtgctctttaaaatgctGTAAAAATTTAGACCTAGAGACCAgttttacttttattaaatGAACACATGTAAATGTTGCTTGAGGTGATTATAGAGACCGCCATCTTCTCTTGTAaatgataatattttattttgtatcagTATTCTTTAAACCATATCATCATCACACAGTATATTTTTTGGGAACATTTCATTATCAAATGCATCATGCATGTCTGATTTCACCATTCTGATAATGATGAGTTACTTCTGAGATGTGAAGGGTGAATGAATGTCTATTGGTGCCGGCTTTAacacattcatctttatttttaGCAACATTCAGCAAAGTTGTTGGATAATATATCTTATATTGCCAAAGCCCTAAACACAGAATGGCTGATCTTCAATCCTTCATTGTTTATTTTGAagcatataaataaaaaatgacaaatttatgACGAATTTAAAGTTGTAGTTTGTGTTAGCTGAGATTTAGATCACCATAATCATAGTTGAGTATGTGTAGTATTGCAGTTGTAGTCATCATTAGTTTTTATTGTCAGTCTATCTGTctctttttatttaaatgtatgagATAAACTGTAAAGTACACCAGACTTTATGCTAATAGCTATATGAGAATAATCATGCGTGATGTGTGACATGTCTGTGTTTCAGGGTCAAACTCACTCAACACACGTTTGCCTTCACCTGGTGCCTGGCCATACAGTACCTCAGACCCAACACACACTGTACACGCTTCAGGTAACACGCAcatcacacacgcacacacaaagctGTAGACATCAGTATATTAAATCATCATTTGAACTTCATGTTGCAGCTAAGTATTCAGAACTGAAGTCCAGTTGGCCCCCTGAGCCCATTGGACACGGCAAATCATGGAGGACCAATCGGAACAGTTCTCATCTGCCCCGCCCTCCTCCAGGCCTCACCAGTCAGAAACAGGCGTGGTCAGGGGAGGGGCCACGGATGCCCAGGGTGTGGGGAGGAGGAGCAAACACTCAGGAGTTGCCCTTTAAACCTGGTAAAGATCACATACAGAAACATACAGATGtcaaaagatcatgggtttggtCCTCAGTAAACACATCTACATCAAGAGATTCTTATAAACTTTACTTTGGATTAAAGCTAAATGCattcatgtaaatgtaaagtcTCTAATGCTTTCttctctgtctgtttgtgtaacTCATCTGTTCAGAGTGGAGTGATGGTGGAGCAGGAAAATCTTGGCTGTTACTACGCAACCTCACACCACAGgtacacaaataaacacacacacagatacacaatTGAGATTAGGGTTCACCTGGCcgtcacctgctttcagataaagcagcatttactacacaaagccatagttcactgacaatcggggcGATAATGAAGGCGATATTGCCCAGCTGTAAGTAAACCacagctttgtgtagtaaatgccgcttcatctgaaagcaggtcatggtgatttactactaaACAAGTGACCGACTTTATGCACAATGACAATCACATCACAATCATGCAGTCCTAATTGAGATGACTTTCCTACATACAGTGAATGTTGACTTTCAGTCTTGTGTGTTCACAGAGACAGTATTTATCATTTCATCTCAATATAACTCCAGCTCTTGAAGATGTGTTGTGCTCAGTTATCATCTCTCAtctctgtgtttcagatgtTTTGCTCTCTTTAATGCCTTTTTATGTTCATCTCCGCAGATTGACGGCTCAACACTGAAGACGATCTGTTTACAGCACGGTCCGCTGCTGACCTTTCACCTCGGTCTGACACAGGGCAGCGCTCTGATTCGCTACTGCAGTCCTCATGAAGCCGCCAAAGCCCAGAGTGCCCTGCATATGTAAGCCGCGCCCACTGACATGCCCCACTAACATATATTCATGTATGCGATCAttgtaaagaaacatttatacTTTTACTATATGTTGGATGCATTTAAATGAGAGGATTTAAGTCACTGATGattattttatgtgtgtgtgtgtttagtgaCAGTCAGTGTATTTACTGTTTACAGATGAAGTTTCGTTCATTATTTTCTGTCTCATGTTGGTTCAGGTGTGTCCTGGGAAACACCACCATCCTAGCTGAGTTCATGAGCGATGATGAGGTCATGCGCTACTTCACACATTCCCAGACCACTGGGGTCACGGGGTCACCCGATGGCTCGTCCGGCTCTGACCCCACGTCACGAGAGGGCGGAGGTTCGGACGAGGGCGCGGCGGTCAGGATGGCGAGCGCGGGCTGGCAGGGGTTGGACGTGTCGGGCGGTTCTGGGCCGGAAGGACCCGGACTCGCTCTCCTCAGCCAGTGGAGCAACAGCACAGAGGAGGGGGCGGGAAAAGGATTCTGGGGGGGCGTGGCTCCCGGTTACCACGGCAGCAACAGCAGCAGCTTGTGGGCCACTTCTCAGTTAGAGGACGGCCCAGCTGGATTGTTGCCAGGCAACCTGCTCGGAGGCGGGACAGATAGTTTGTGATTGACAGTTATTGAAATACTGGTACAGTTAAAGCTGCGGTGTTGTTTCTGTGCCACTGGAGTCAAGAAGTGACGGAGAAAATGATAAATGTCTTATTTTACCCTAAATCCTAAATTTGTAAGCCTAATTttaggatgtttttttttcaattgtgATGTTAATTCTATGATAATGTAAGAATCAGAGTTTgaagaaacacacaaacactgatGTTATATGGAGTGATGCCGTGCTTACACACATTCTCATCGCCAGAGTTAAGCTATCTTGTATTTGAATGCAGGGACTGTTACTAAAGGCCTTTCTTTCACCTACCGCTTCACTTCAACATCCAACAGATCTTCACATCGCATTTCATTTTCAATCAAGCAACACTTCATGCTGGTAGATTTTTGAGTCTCATGAAAACATGTCTGTCTTATATTTCACCCCAAAATCAAAGAATCAGTTTATCCTGATGTTAGTTTCATTATAATACATCTGTTTGTCTTACACATCTTTCAGTAATGCCAGAAGATCTTGATGCTCTCctgtaacttttttttttttttgatgtt
This window of the Misgurnus anguillicaudatus chromosome 19, ASM2758022v2, whole genome shotgun sequence genome carries:
- the tnrc6bb.1 gene encoding trinucleotide repeat-containing gene 6B protein yields the protein MEDRQSKTQDSGRHQEDTKDSIKESSSSVPSLTPLTCTSSRPDFTQTISPCPVIGGSTNPPEGGNNAKWTTVANGQPPSAVSQRYMPREVPPRFRNQQEPKVLLKRGQPPLSCMLLGGGQGGDVTPSTNASTSDPSDATVSLHSSSDASATPTYANYSWGLGPEGQSSAQGMDNIDSSDTEKWPSLSKSGRLESSWSSDQRASSPICEYSEASAVVGASSRSEIKESIKGADQSFNSKVPSSAGDQEGSRGLNPNYSPPSWSGPVQDDPDGGLLTNTASEESPPTPLSPAGALSQTLSNNKECIMGDWAELKAGPNVVNSKDDGVNLDAWDTGEEQVKRGSDTAGDNRTVGDESSVGTTGISQGEMGVTNEQASTGWTSDSVGTSREDSSVFATSSVTSRDDNQKGVNVWDGLEKESARGESSRDGMHIQSPLTSQTSNPEEALQTMINRTNLDPKVLCNTGWGKTQIKQSVAWNVENVVCNVEEDTSRHKEGWKGTGDAPFSSSKKQEGMEVSHDQRWGGEGQKWDERTVVKRDGWGMHGEVGTGHKGGGWGEAQDNDSTCRREGAEWDQGSRSEWRQTTPLPEAGGWKETRSSDSNNQGEGLWGSSEKEGHQSGGWGGVNVKQHQGWGEKHLPSQIPNKQTALKTQNQPQQQSQTQQQMPGHPKALQDRGQPGGPEGQSKGSGWTCGPIPEISSVVEPSGWEEPSPQSISRNMEIDDGTSAWGDPSRYKNKNVNLWDKKSSQTQQQSCQSSVTQSSGRQTGAPPKNPVSATWGHGGSGSPDQSVDNGAAAWGKSVDAPASWGDSEEPGKAGVWGISHSRPTKSGSKSMQEGWADESSPASRHSSWEEEDGGTGVWGSRGSQSSMSTYNSGSWNQNHGGRRHSTRSPVKGNSGDSWATPMTRQFSNMGIMDEDSSMSQERQDKRGMNDGDMRRGGRAGGAFRSQNSKEITPGDSGPYLDKTGGHAMFGSGGIAQQRGVHQAGVHPLNRSPVMRAQVPQFLPPQVAGPMLKPMAPPSGGMFPPQLSPQHIAMLGGVHPHMQQFQLACQLLLQQQQQQQQFLNQRKFPAPPRPQHDQQQLARIMAILQQQQGLGGGKLPSSPMGGPISKHPDTPPLHHLNKQPDVSLHAAMGGPEMHNKPSTAFTGFAGASDLDSLIGSSGGLKDGGSVQSRFKWMMDGSSLTPSPPEPTLHNGPVKLSGGSSYSQYDVLGGSWHRSSGVKVDTSPVNPTWPPEFQPGVPWKGVPSPEPDPYMTPAGLLGTSVLTDTEHHLLQDNTGSNSLNTRLPSPGAWPYSTSDPTHTVHASAKYSELKSSWPPEPIGHGKSWRTNRNSSHLPRPPPGLTSQKQAWSGEGPRMPRVWGGGANTQELPFKPEWSDGGAGKSWLLLRNLTPQIDGSTLKTICLQHGPLLTFHLGLTQGSALIRYCSPHEAAKAQSALHMCVLGNTTILAEFMSDDEVMRYFTHSQTTGVTGSPDGSSGSDPTSREGGGSDEGAAVRMASAGWQGLDVSGGSGPEGPGLALLSQWSNSTEEGAGKGFWGGVAPGYHGSNSSSLWATSQLEDGPAGLLPGNLLGGGTDSL